From a single Miscanthus floridulus cultivar M001 chromosome 8, ASM1932011v1, whole genome shotgun sequence genomic region:
- the LOC136475846 gene encoding uncharacterized protein, protein MSAVVCGKRSSIFGDDLVASPSSPPSPSHHHHPAKRARCSPSRRREVLLHHHLLPLFPDMDPQLLEKALEASGDDLDSAIKRLNELRLESAGPMLSATVFCESEKGISSALKLSAEGTTSNGHLDVATENPLATDNSQTNHHSSEWVELFVKEMMSSSDIDDARARASRALEVFEKSIMDRVGAEAVQNLHRENVMLKDQLAIILRENAVLKRGVAIQHERQKDFDARTQEVDSLKQLVLQYQEQLKTLEINNYALSVHLKQAQQNNSMPGRFPPDVF, encoded by the exons ATGTCTGCGGTAGTGTGCGGCAAGAGGTCCTCCATCTTCGGCGACGACCTTGTAGcttccccttcctcccctccGTCCCCTTCCCACCACCATCACCCCGCCAAGCGGGCCCGCTGCTCCCCGTCCCGCCGGAGGGAGGTtctgctccaccaccacctcctcccgcTCTTCCCCGACATGGATCCCCAG TTGCTTGAAAAAGCTCTTGAGGCCTCTGGAGATGATTTGGACTCTGCAATAAAGAGATTAAACGAGCTGCGCCTGGAGTCAGCTGGGCCTATGCTATCTGCCACTGTTTTTTGTGAATCTGAGAAGGGCATATCATCAGCTCTTAAGTTATCGGCTGAAG GTACCACCAGCAATGGCCATTTGGACGTAGCTACAGAAAACCCACTGGCAACTGATAACTCTCAGACAAATCATCATAGCTCTGAATGGGTTGAGCTGTTTGTCAAAGAGATGATGAGCTCCTCCGACATAGATGATGCACGAGCTCGTGCATCCAGGGCTTTGGAGGTGTTTGAAAAATCCATCATGGATCGAgttggagctgaagcagtgcagAATTTGCATAGG GAAAATGTGATGCTAAAGGATCAACTGGCAATAATTCTCCGAGAGAATGCTGTTCTGAAGCGGGGCGTTGCGATACAGCATGAACGCCAAAAAGACTTTGATGCGAGGACTCAGGAAGTCGACAGCCTGAAACAGTTGGTATTGCAGTATCAGGAGCAGCTGAAAACTCTTGAG ATAAATAATTATGCACTTAGTGTGCATTTGAAGCAGGCTCAGCAGAACAATTCTATGCCTGGACGTTTCCCGCCTGATGTCTTCTAA